Proteins encoded within one genomic window of Etheostoma cragini isolate CJK2018 chromosome 21, CSU_Ecrag_1.0, whole genome shotgun sequence:
- the asb3 gene encoding ankyrin repeat and SOCS box protein 3 isoform X2, giving the protein MDFTECYGHSVSSVAAAARSGCRKRVRRLIKRGFSVDCPDNRGWNALHEAAAAGSTPCVQDILAAAGAGSSHGCSAYVNSLTHEGESACYLAAQRGHLAVVQLLLEAHSNINQLTNDLSCPLYAAVDGGQKEVVELLVSKGADVNRTHTASCWTCLHQAVYKGHSEIVRILANVCNLEAVDDHKISSLFVAAQYGQQECLEILVNAGADVSTQAADLATPLLIASQEGHQVCVDFLLDHGADPNIACSPEWPQLPIHAAAEFGHISVLRRLIAVTDRACDRGDGMVSPLYVAIHSHQSKSVEVLLREGFSPDAQDCTHILGIRSPLSFALSRTSSKPYSESVALLVAAGAGLSEEDWIYALATDETDLLQLILEHRWIPRPETLTRDCSVPHHHGKTVLKLLEVRGLLCVALNQVHFAACWLPLLLKAGLEPTLLLQPPMLEQADSDAMNYLLEFVNWSSLTPPLKHILDRRRAEKTWEPCPHFDSVPCLSHMCRLRVRLVLGPDLLMRTDVVQQLPVPSLLHHFLQFGDIPEASYTHSPPSPLSNRLQRYRSTHIHRHVL; this is encoded by the exons ATGGACTTCACAGAGTGCTACGGACACAGTGTGTCCAGTGTCGCTGCCGCGGCTCGCTCCGGCTGTAGGAAGCGTGTGAGGAGGCTGATAAAGAGAGGCTTCAGCGTGGACTGTCCAGACAACCGCGGCTGGAATGCCCTGCACGAGGCGGCGGCCGCCGGCAGTACGCCGTGTGTGCAGGACATCTTGGCTGCTGCGGGCG CAGGTTCCTCCCATGGATGCAGTGCCTATGTCAACTCTTTGACCCATGAGGGGGAATCGGCATGCTACCTGGCAGCGCAGCGGGGCCACCTGGCAGTGGTCCAACTCCTCCTGGAAGCACATTCCAACATCAACCAGCTAACAAATGACTTGTCCTGTCCTTTGTATGCAG CTGTAGACGGAGGACAAAAGGAGGTTGTAGAACTGCTCGTCAGTAAAGGTGCAGATGTCAACAGAACACACACTGCATCCTGCTGGACCTGCCTTCATCAGGCTGTTTATAAG GGTCACAGTGAAATTGTGCGCATTCTGGCCAATGTGTGCAACCTGGAGGCAGTAGATGACCACAAGatctcctctctctttgtgGCGGCACAGTACGGACAACAGGAATGCCTGGAAATCCTTGTTAATGCTG GTGCCGACGTGAGCACCCAGGCAGCTGATCTGGCCACACCGCTGCTGATTGCCTCTCAGGAGGGCCACCAGGTGTGTGTGGATTTCCTGCTGGACCACGGAGCAGATCCTAACATAGCGTGCAGTCCCGAGTGGCCCCAGCTTCCCATTCACGCTGCGGCTGAGTTCGGCCACATCAG TGTCCTCAGGAGGCTGATAGCTGTTACGGATCGTGCGTGTGACCGCGGTGACGGCATGGTGAGTCCACTCTACGTGGCCATCCACAGCCATCAGAGCAAGAGTGTCGAGGTGCTCCTGAGGGAAGGTTTCAGCCCGGATGCCCAGGACTGCACACACATCCTGGGCATCCGTTCACCACTCTCCTTCGCCTTGTCTCGCACATCCAGCAAACCATACAG TGAATCAGTGGCGTTGCTGGTAGCTGCAGGAGCTGGTTTGAGTGAGGAGGACTGGATTTATGCCTTGGCCACTGACGAAACAGACCTGCTGCAACTGATACTTGAGCATAGATGGATCCCTCGACCAGAGACTTTGACCAGGGACTGTTCTGTACCACATCATCATGGGAAAACTGTGTTAAAGCTGCTAGAAGTAAGGGGGCTGCTCTGCGTGGCACTAAACCAAGTACACTTCGCCGCCTGCTGGCTACCTCTGCTTCTGAAGGCAGGACTGGAACCTACTTTGCTCCTTCAGCCCCCCAT GTTGGAGCAGGCTGACAGCGACGCGATGAATTACCTGCTAGAGTTTGTAAACTGGTCGAGTCTGACTCCCCCTCTGAAACATATCCTGGATCGGAGACGAGCAGAGAAGACCTGGGAACCGTGTCCACATTTTG acTCCGTTCCCTGTCTGTCCCACATGTGTCGGTTGAGGGTACGGTTAGTGTTGGGACCAGATCTACTGATGAGGACCGATGTTGTGCAGCAGCTCCCTGTGCCCTCCCTACTTCACCACTTCCTCCAATTCGGAGACATCCCAGAAGCTTCCTACACACACTCCCCGCCGTCACCACTTTCAAATCGACTACAGAGATACcgcagcacacacatacacagacatgttCTATAA
- the asb3 gene encoding ankyrin repeat and SOCS box protein 3 isoform X3, which yields MDFTECYGHSVSSVAAAARSGCRKRVRRLIKRGFSVDCPDNRGWNALHEAAAAGSTPCVQDILAAAGGSSHGCSAYVNSLTHEGESACYLAAQRGHLAVVQLLLEAHSNINQLTNDLSCPLYAAVDGGQKEVVELLVSKGADVNRTHTASCWTCLHQAVYKGHSEIVRILANVCNLEAVDDHKISSLFVAAQYGQQECLEILVNAGADVSTQAADLATPLLIASQEGHQVCVDFLLDHGADPNIACSPEWPQLPIHAAAEFGHISVLRRLIAVTDRACDRGDGMVSPLYVAIHSHQSKSVEVLLREGFSPDAQDCTHILGIRSPLSFALSRTSSKPYSESVALLVAAGAGLSEEDWIYALATDETDLLQLILEHRWIPRPETLTRDCSVPHHHGKTVLKLLEVRGLLCVALNQVHFAACWLPLLLKAGLEPTLLLQPPMLEQADSDAMNYLLEFVNWSSLTPPLKHILDRRRAEKTWEPCPHFDSVPCLSHMCRLRVRLVLGPDLLMRTDVVQQLPVPSLLHHFLQFGDIPEASYTHSPPSPLSNRLQRYRSTHIHRHVL from the exons ATGGACTTCACAGAGTGCTACGGACACAGTGTGTCCAGTGTCGCTGCCGCGGCTCGCTCCGGCTGTAGGAAGCGTGTGAGGAGGCTGATAAAGAGAGGCTTCAGCGTGGACTGTCCAGACAACCGCGGCTGGAATGCCCTGCACGAGGCGGCGGCCGCCGGCAGTACGCCGTGTGTGCAGGACATCTTGGCTGCTGCGGGCG GTTCCTCCCATGGATGCAGTGCCTATGTCAACTCTTTGACCCATGAGGGGGAATCGGCATGCTACCTGGCAGCGCAGCGGGGCCACCTGGCAGTGGTCCAACTCCTCCTGGAAGCACATTCCAACATCAACCAGCTAACAAATGACTTGTCCTGTCCTTTGTATGCAG CTGTAGACGGAGGACAAAAGGAGGTTGTAGAACTGCTCGTCAGTAAAGGTGCAGATGTCAACAGAACACACACTGCATCCTGCTGGACCTGCCTTCATCAGGCTGTTTATAAG GGTCACAGTGAAATTGTGCGCATTCTGGCCAATGTGTGCAACCTGGAGGCAGTAGATGACCACAAGatctcctctctctttgtgGCGGCACAGTACGGACAACAGGAATGCCTGGAAATCCTTGTTAATGCTG GTGCCGACGTGAGCACCCAGGCAGCTGATCTGGCCACACCGCTGCTGATTGCCTCTCAGGAGGGCCACCAGGTGTGTGTGGATTTCCTGCTGGACCACGGAGCAGATCCTAACATAGCGTGCAGTCCCGAGTGGCCCCAGCTTCCCATTCACGCTGCGGCTGAGTTCGGCCACATCAG TGTCCTCAGGAGGCTGATAGCTGTTACGGATCGTGCGTGTGACCGCGGTGACGGCATGGTGAGTCCACTCTACGTGGCCATCCACAGCCATCAGAGCAAGAGTGTCGAGGTGCTCCTGAGGGAAGGTTTCAGCCCGGATGCCCAGGACTGCACACACATCCTGGGCATCCGTTCACCACTCTCCTTCGCCTTGTCTCGCACATCCAGCAAACCATACAG TGAATCAGTGGCGTTGCTGGTAGCTGCAGGAGCTGGTTTGAGTGAGGAGGACTGGATTTATGCCTTGGCCACTGACGAAACAGACCTGCTGCAACTGATACTTGAGCATAGATGGATCCCTCGACCAGAGACTTTGACCAGGGACTGTTCTGTACCACATCATCATGGGAAAACTGTGTTAAAGCTGCTAGAAGTAAGGGGGCTGCTCTGCGTGGCACTAAACCAAGTACACTTCGCCGCCTGCTGGCTACCTCTGCTTCTGAAGGCAGGACTGGAACCTACTTTGCTCCTTCAGCCCCCCAT GTTGGAGCAGGCTGACAGCGACGCGATGAATTACCTGCTAGAGTTTGTAAACTGGTCGAGTCTGACTCCCCCTCTGAAACATATCCTGGATCGGAGACGAGCAGAGAAGACCTGGGAACCGTGTCCACATTTTG acTCCGTTCCCTGTCTGTCCCACATGTGTCGGTTGAGGGTACGGTTAGTGTTGGGACCAGATCTACTGATGAGGACCGATGTTGTGCAGCAGCTCCCTGTGCCCTCCCTACTTCACCACTTCCTCCAATTCGGAGACATCCCAGAAGCTTCCTACACACACTCCCCGCCGTCACCACTTTCAAATCGACTACAGAGATACcgcagcacacacatacacagacatgttCTATAA
- the asb3 gene encoding ankyrin repeat and SOCS box protein 3 isoform X1: MDFTECYGHSVSSVAAAARSGCRKRVRRLIKRGFSVDCPDNRGWNALHEAAAAGSTPCVQDILAAAGAAGSSHGCSAYVNSLTHEGESACYLAAQRGHLAVVQLLLEAHSNINQLTNDLSCPLYAAVDGGQKEVVELLVSKGADVNRTHTASCWTCLHQAVYKGHSEIVRILANVCNLEAVDDHKISSLFVAAQYGQQECLEILVNAGADVSTQAADLATPLLIASQEGHQVCVDFLLDHGADPNIACSPEWPQLPIHAAAEFGHISVLRRLIAVTDRACDRGDGMVSPLYVAIHSHQSKSVEVLLREGFSPDAQDCTHILGIRSPLSFALSRTSSKPYSESVALLVAAGAGLSEEDWIYALATDETDLLQLILEHRWIPRPETLTRDCSVPHHHGKTVLKLLEVRGLLCVALNQVHFAACWLPLLLKAGLEPTLLLQPPMLEQADSDAMNYLLEFVNWSSLTPPLKHILDRRRAEKTWEPCPHFDSVPCLSHMCRLRVRLVLGPDLLMRTDVVQQLPVPSLLHHFLQFGDIPEASYTHSPPSPLSNRLQRYRSTHIHRHVL; the protein is encoded by the exons ATGGACTTCACAGAGTGCTACGGACACAGTGTGTCCAGTGTCGCTGCCGCGGCTCGCTCCGGCTGTAGGAAGCGTGTGAGGAGGCTGATAAAGAGAGGCTTCAGCGTGGACTGTCCAGACAACCGCGGCTGGAATGCCCTGCACGAGGCGGCGGCCGCCGGCAGTACGCCGTGTGTGCAGGACATCTTGGCTGCTGCGGGCG cagCAGGTTCCTCCCATGGATGCAGTGCCTATGTCAACTCTTTGACCCATGAGGGGGAATCGGCATGCTACCTGGCAGCGCAGCGGGGCCACCTGGCAGTGGTCCAACTCCTCCTGGAAGCACATTCCAACATCAACCAGCTAACAAATGACTTGTCCTGTCCTTTGTATGCAG CTGTAGACGGAGGACAAAAGGAGGTTGTAGAACTGCTCGTCAGTAAAGGTGCAGATGTCAACAGAACACACACTGCATCCTGCTGGACCTGCCTTCATCAGGCTGTTTATAAG GGTCACAGTGAAATTGTGCGCATTCTGGCCAATGTGTGCAACCTGGAGGCAGTAGATGACCACAAGatctcctctctctttgtgGCGGCACAGTACGGACAACAGGAATGCCTGGAAATCCTTGTTAATGCTG GTGCCGACGTGAGCACCCAGGCAGCTGATCTGGCCACACCGCTGCTGATTGCCTCTCAGGAGGGCCACCAGGTGTGTGTGGATTTCCTGCTGGACCACGGAGCAGATCCTAACATAGCGTGCAGTCCCGAGTGGCCCCAGCTTCCCATTCACGCTGCGGCTGAGTTCGGCCACATCAG TGTCCTCAGGAGGCTGATAGCTGTTACGGATCGTGCGTGTGACCGCGGTGACGGCATGGTGAGTCCACTCTACGTGGCCATCCACAGCCATCAGAGCAAGAGTGTCGAGGTGCTCCTGAGGGAAGGTTTCAGCCCGGATGCCCAGGACTGCACACACATCCTGGGCATCCGTTCACCACTCTCCTTCGCCTTGTCTCGCACATCCAGCAAACCATACAG TGAATCAGTGGCGTTGCTGGTAGCTGCAGGAGCTGGTTTGAGTGAGGAGGACTGGATTTATGCCTTGGCCACTGACGAAACAGACCTGCTGCAACTGATACTTGAGCATAGATGGATCCCTCGACCAGAGACTTTGACCAGGGACTGTTCTGTACCACATCATCATGGGAAAACTGTGTTAAAGCTGCTAGAAGTAAGGGGGCTGCTCTGCGTGGCACTAAACCAAGTACACTTCGCCGCCTGCTGGCTACCTCTGCTTCTGAAGGCAGGACTGGAACCTACTTTGCTCCTTCAGCCCCCCAT GTTGGAGCAGGCTGACAGCGACGCGATGAATTACCTGCTAGAGTTTGTAAACTGGTCGAGTCTGACTCCCCCTCTGAAACATATCCTGGATCGGAGACGAGCAGAGAAGACCTGGGAACCGTGTCCACATTTTG acTCCGTTCCCTGTCTGTCCCACATGTGTCGGTTGAGGGTACGGTTAGTGTTGGGACCAGATCTACTGATGAGGACCGATGTTGTGCAGCAGCTCCCTGTGCCCTCCCTACTTCACCACTTCCTCCAATTCGGAGACATCCCAGAAGCTTCCTACACACACTCCCCGCCGTCACCACTTTCAAATCGACTACAGAGATACcgcagcacacacatacacagacatgttCTATAA
- the abca5 gene encoding ATP-binding cassette sub-family A member 5, which translates to MYTIPEASIRETTSRPHVVQMRHAGGMQPVYGRDAGVWHQTRSLLYKNLLIKWRTKQQSLQELILPLLLLGLLVLISTLNPHVYYGGISTMELERDDHIFKGLGYTPITNITNHIMEEVAQEMHLQDHLEMFASEEDLENASLYEPSSYVGVVFMDSAATSYKLRFPYNQLPLPSDYTETIANCFTSSVNCRAANYWYSGFIRLQSLIDAAIIQMQTKRSVWSEMDLQVVMMGHPGSVEVQKFPHALISIYLVLAFTPFVTFLIVNVAAEKEHRLKDTMTMMGLYDTSFWLSWGLLYAALVTTMSILMSIIATYTALFPNSDFFVIFLLIFLYGISSIFFSFMLTPLFKKPKFASTVGSMLTVMFGCLSLFTVLMKDFPQPLVWLLCLLSPSAFSIGIAQVVYLEAQGDGAVFSSLANGPHPLYVPLLMLVLDCILYLLLALYLDQVLPGEFGIKRSLVYFLKPSYWSKRSKRYVEVNSVYDTEANGAPGGDESVEPVSAEFRGKEAIRINNIQKVYKEKDNVVEALRGLTFDIYEGQITALLGHSGAGKSTLMNILCGICQPTDGSATIYGSPVSEIADGSEMKQLVGICPQFNIIFDVLTVEEHLRIFAAIKGIPPSNIDAEVTKVLKDLDLEKIMTAQAKNLSGGQKRKLSVGIAILGDPKILLLDEPTAGMDPCSRHQVWSLLQSRRAGRVIVLSTHYMDEADILADRKAVISQGQLKCVGSSLYLKIKCGVGYHLRMSVNERCEAENITSLIKQHVPKATLSRQHEAELTFTLPFESIETFSGLFSELDCQPKLGIANYGVSMTTLEDVFLRLESEAEVDQADYSVFNREQAEDECDNASLDDTDQRLLTFSDSKSDVVSGHALWRQQFCTVAWLHMLNMRRERKAFVYTLALFLVFVAAVLVLALATGNIQIHSPDRQFLPIYLLKRNQSPRRYATSLLVQNSTGSDISDFIHNLESQDIKVDLMKHSDYMSAAPHSAGINVTGSSKGFRYSVAFNSTTVHSLPMAVNVLSNALLKGLNGTKPIRTWTKPFDYQIPDATSYALVYIEAIILGMLAAGMPAYFAMDHTRDREIKCRSTLRISGLVPSAYWCGQAAVDIPFYYLILCSMNIVLFSFHSGNLLTSSNLTAVVLCTVGFGPAMILFTYVFSFGFARVQSNRDFFSVISMMVCVVSASLVQLSFVNDSPGLTRNLHNALCFFNPLYPLMGCLNCITKATFLPSLYEENFLWKNLLIAVVAPYLQCIMLLFLLRWLEIRYGGRTMKNDQFCRISSKSKPKVEKNPEEALNEDEDVQMEKARVKEALTCQSCEEKPAVVVSNLRKQYKGRREGFSLNKSRKVATKNISFCVRKGEVLGLLGPNGAGKSTIMHMLSGDTDPTAGQVLMGDYSTEFRPVDSPLEHVGYCPQVNPLWPRITLQEHVEIYAAIKGLKGQDVPGIIRRVVNALELKDHLNKQAKSLSAGLKRKLCFALSMIGNPQIVLLDEPSSGMDPKSKQRMWRAIRAAFKNRQRGAVLTTHYMEEAEAVCDRVAIVVSGQLRCIGSIQHLKGKYGQGYSLEVKLREELTGLQQVALLHKEILRIFPHAARQESFATLMVYKIPMEDVKSLAKSFSQLESAKQTFNFEEYNFSQSTLEQVCSLTH; encoded by the exons ATGTATACCATAC CTGAGGCCAGCATTAGGGAGACGACCTCTCGTCCACACGTCGTCCAGATGAGGCATGCTGGGGGTATGCAGCCCGTGTATGGACGAGATGCTGGAGTCTGGCACCAAACGAGAAGTCTCCTCTACAAGAACCTGCTCATCAAATGGAGGACCAAGCAGCAGAGTCTTCAG GAGCTGATCCTACCTCTGCTGCTGTTGGGTCTCCTGGTGCTCATCAGCACCCTGAATCCTCACGTTTATTATGGAGGCATCAGCACTATGGAGCTGGAGCGTGACGACCACATCTTCAAGGGCCTGGGCTACACACCCATCACCAACATCACCAACCACATCATGGAGGAGGTGGCCCAGGAGATGC ACCTACAGGATCATCTGGAGATGTTTGCCAGCGAGGAGGACCTGGAGAACGCCAGTCTGTATGAGCCTTCCAGCTACGTTGGTGTTGTGTTCATGGACAGCGCTGCCACGTCGTACAAGCTACGCTTCCCCTACAACCAGCTGCCCTTACCCAGCGACTACACAGAAACTATTG CCAACTGTTTTACCAGCTCGGTGAACTGCAGAGCAGCTAATTACTGGTACTCCGGCTTCATCCGCCTCCAGTCCCTGATCGATGCTGCTATCATCCAG ATGCAGACGAAGCGTTCAGTGTGGAGTGAGATGGACCTGCAGGTGGTAATGATGGGTCATCCGGGCTCGGTGGAGGTGCAGAAGTTCCCCCACGCCCTCATCTCCATCTACCTGGTCCTGGCCTTCACACCCTTCGTCACCTTCCTCATCGTCAACGTGGCGGCGGAGAAGGAGCATCGCCTCAAAGACACCATGACCATGATGGGGCTCTACGACACGTCTTTCTG GTTGTCATGGGGCCTCCTGTACGCGGCTCTAGTGACCACCATGTCCATCCTGATGTCCATCATTGCCACGTACACGGCCCTGTTCCCCAACAGTGACTTCTTCGTCATCTTCCTTCTCATCTTCCTCTACGGGATATCATCG atctTTTTCTCCTTCATGCTGACTCCGTTATTTAAGAAGCCCAAGTTTGCCAGCACAGTGGGCTCCATGCTGACGGTGATGTTTGGCTGCCTGTCCCTCTTCACCGTGCTGATGAAGGACTTCCCCCAGCCGCTGGTCTGGCTTCTCTGTCTGCTCTCCCCCAGTGCCTTCTCAATCGGGATCGCACAG gtggTTTACCTGGAGGCCCAGGGAGATGGGGCTGTGTTTTCCTCCCTGGCCAACGGCCCACATCCTCTTTACGTGCCCCTGCTCATGCTGGTTTTAGACTGCATCCTCTACCTTCTGTTGGCTCTCTACCTAGACCAGGTTCTGCCTG GGGAGTTTGGAATAAAGAGGTCCTTGGTGTACTTCCTGAAGCCCTCCTATTGGTCCAAACGCAGTAAGCGCTACGTTGAAGTGAACTCCGTGTACGACACGGAGGCGAACGGCGCTCCTGGTGGGGACGAGTCGGTCGAGCCTGTTTCGGCCGAGTTCAGAGGGAAAGAGGCCATCCG CATCAATAACATCCAGAAAGTGTACAAAGAGAAGGACAACGTGGTGGAGGCTCTGAGAG GTTTGACGTTTGACATCTACGAGGGCCAGATCACGGCTCTGCTGGGACACAGCGGGGCGGGAAAGTCCACTCTCATGAACATCCTGTGTGGCATCTGCCAGCCCACCGACGGCTCGGCCACCATCTACGGCTCCCCCGTGTCGGAGATCGCAGACGGGTCCGAAATGAAGCAGCTGGTGGGAATATGCCCCCAGTTCAACATCATCTTTGACGTGCTGACTGTGGAGGAGCACCTCAGGATATTCGCAGCCATCAAAGGGATCCCGCCCTCGAACATCGATGCTGAG gttaccaaagtgctgaagGATCTGGACTTGGAGAAGATCATGACTGCTCAGGCCAAGAATCTGAGCGGAGGCCAGAAGAGGAAACTCTCCGTGGGCATCGCCATTCTCGGCGATCCTAAG ATCCTGCTATTGGACGAGCCCACAGCGGGCATGGACCCCTGCTCCAGGCACCAGGTGTGGTCGCTGCTGCAGAGCCGGCGAGCCGGCAGAGTCATCGTCCTCAGCACACACTACATGGACGAGGCGGACATTCTTGCTG ATCGCAAAGCTGTGATCTCTCAGGGACAGCTGAAGTGTGTCGGCTCTTCTCTGTATCTCAAGATCAAGTGTGGTGTCGGATATCATCTCAG AATGTCTGTCAACGAGAGGTGTGAAGCTGAAAATATCACCTCACTGATCAAGCAGCACGTTCCCAAGGCTACGTTGTCCCGCCAACACGAGGCAGAGTTGACGTTCACGCTGCCGTTTGAGAGCATTGAAACGTTTTCAG GCTTGTTCTCGGAGCTCGACTGTCAACCCAAACTGGGAATCGCCAACTATGGGGTTTCCATGACAACACTGGAGGATGTGTTTCTTCGTCTGGAGTCAGAGGCCGAAGTGGACCAAGCTG ACTACAGTGTGTTCAATCGGGAGCAGGCGGAGGACGAATGTGACAACGCCTCTCTGGACGATACGGACCAGCGGCTGCTGACCTTCTCAGACAGCAAATCCGACGTGGTGTCGGGTCACGCTCTGTGGCGCCAGCAGTTCTGCACCGTGGCCTGGCTGCACATGCTCAACATGCGCCGGGAGAGGAAGGCCTTCGTTTACAC CCTGGCCTTGTTCTTGGTGTTTGTTGCTGCTGTGCTCGTCCTAGCTCTGGCCACAGGAAACATCCAGATACACTCCCCGGACCGCCAGTTTCTGCCCATCTACCTCCTCAAAAGGAACCAGTCGCCACGGAGATACGCCACCAGCCTCCTGGTGCAGAACTCAACAG GCTCTGATATTTCGGACTTCATCCACAACCTGGAGTCTCAGGACATCAAAGTGGATTTGATGAAACACAGCGACTACATGTCCGCAGCTCCCCACAGCGCCGGCATCAACGTAACAGGATCCAGCAAG GGTTTCAGATACAGTGTTGCGTTCAACAGCACCACAGTTCACTCCTTACCCATGGCTGTCAACGTACTAAGCAACGCTCTTCTAAAAGGCCTGAATGGAACTAAACCGATCAGAACCTGGACCAAACCATTTGATTAT CAAATCCCGGATGCCACGTCCTACGCTCTGGTTTACATCGAGGCCATCATACTGGGAATGCTTGCAGCTGGAATGCCTGCGTATTTCGCAATGGACCACACTCGAGACAGAGAG ATCAAGTGTCGCTCTACACTGCGGATCTCCGGTCTGGTGCCGTCGGCCTACTGGTGCGGCCAAGCCGCCGTGGACATCCCCTTCTACTACCTCATCCTCTGCTCCATGAACATCGTCCTCTTCTCCTTCCACTCTGGAAACCTGCTCACGTCCAGCAACCTCACCGCTGTG GTCCTGTGTACTGTGGGTTTTGGTCCAGCCATGATCCTCTTCACCTACGTGTTTTCTTTCGGCTTCGCCCGAGTCCAGAGCAACAGAGATTTCTTCTCTGTCATCTCCATGATG gtgtgtgtggtgtcagCCTCGCTGGTTCAGTTGTCCTTTGTGAACGACAGCCCTGGGTTGACCAGAAACCTGCACAACGCCCTGTGTTTCTTCAACCCTCTTTATCCTCTCATGGGCTGCCTCAACTGCATCACCAAG GCGACCTTCCTCCCCTCTCTGTACGAGGAGAACTTCTTGTGGAAGAACCTGCTTATTGCGGTTGTAGCT CCGTATCTCCAGTGCATCATGCTGCTTTTCCTGCTCCGTTGGCTCGAGATCCGTTACGGTGGGAGGACGATGAAAAACGATCAGTTCTGCAG GATCTCATCCAAGTCAAAGCCCAAAGTGGAGAAAAATCCAGAAGAGGCACTAAACGAGGATGAGGATGTTCAGATGGAGAAGGCCAGAGTGAAGGAGGCCCTCACCTGCCAGTCCTGCGAAGAG AAACCAGCGGTGGTTGTGAGTAACCTGAGGAAGCAGTACAAGGGCAGAAGAGAAGGTTTTTCTCTGAACAAGAGTAGGAAAGTGGCCACAAAGAACATCTCCTTCTGTGTTCGCAAAG GTGAAGTTCTGGGATTGTTGGGACCCAACGGAGCAGGAAAGAGCACCATCATGCACATGTTGTCAGGCGACACGGACCCCACTGCCGGCCAG GTGCTGATGGGGGACTATAGCACTGAGTTTCGTCCCGTGGACAGTCCTCTGGAACATGTGGGCTACTGTCCTCAGGTGAACCCTCTGTGGCCCCGGATCACCCTGCAGGAGCACGTGGAGATCTACGCTGCCATCAAGGGCCTGAAAGGACAGGACGTCCCGGGGATCATCAGACG TGTGGTGAATGCTCTGGAGCTAAAGGACCACTTGAACAAACAAGCCAAGTCCCTGTCAGCCGGACTCAAGAGAAAG TTGTGCTTCGCCTTGAGTATGATCGGGAATCCTCAGATCGTTTTACTGGATGAGCCGTCATCGGGGATGGACCCCAAGTCCAAACAGCGCATGTG GAGAGCCATTCGTGCTGCGTTCAAGAACCGTCAGCGGGGAGCCGTCCTCACCACGCACTACATGGAGGAAGCGGAGGCCGTGTGCGACCGCGTGGCGATTGTGGTGTCCGGCCAGCTGAG ATGTATCGGCTCCATTCAACatttaaaagggaaatacggTCAAGGTTACAGCTTGGAGGTCAAACTCCGAGAGGAGTTGACGGGGCTCCAGCAGGTGGCGCTGCTGCACAAAGAGATCCTCCGAATCTTCCCTCACGCTGCGCGGCAGGAGAG CTTTGCTACTCTGATGGTTTACAAGATCCCCATGGAGGATGTCAAGTCACTGGCCAAGTCTTTCTCTCAGTTAGAGAGTG CCAAGCAAACCTTCAACTTTGAAGAGTACAACTTCTCCCAGTCGACCTTAGAGCAGGTATGTTCTCTAACGCACTGA
- the chmp6b gene encoding charged multivesicular body protein 6 produces the protein MSVEEVERIMDETQDAIEYQRQIDDMLAGSLSQEDEDAVLAELEAITQGDVELPEVPEDELPDVPEAGEEKPETERPRKQQQQQREMLAV, from the exons ATGTCCGTCGAAGAAGTCGAACGGATTATGGATGAAACCCAAGATGCCATCGAGTACCAAAGG CAAATAGACGACATGTTGGCCGGGTCTCTCTCCCAAGAAGACGAGGACGCCGTGCTGGCGGAGCTGGAGGCCATCACCCAG GGAGACGTCGAGCTTCCCGAGGTTCCCGAAGACGAGCTTCCAGACGTCCCGGAGGCCGGCGAGGAGAAACCAG AGACGGAGCGTCCCcggaagcagcagcagcagcagcgagaGATGCTCGCCGTGTAG